In one Pseudomonas sp. Bout1 genomic region, the following are encoded:
- a CDS encoding propanediol utilization protein — protein sequence MSNTIVVEVTGNHRSGTAAKSGKPYCMFEAYAHLPNIPYPQKCTFYAETPQQVPQPGKYECDVIAQVRDDRLIFEVDPRQGRRVNSGAPAASTTQKPA from the coding sequence ATGTCTAATACTATTGTGGTCGAAGTAACTGGTAATCACCGTAGCGGTACAGCTGCGAAGTCAGGCAAACCATATTGCATGTTTGAAGCGTACGCTCATTTGCCAAATATTCCATACCCGCAGAAATGTACATTCTACGCAGAAACCCCTCAGCAGGTTCCTCAACCTGGAAAGTATGAATGTGATGTGATTGCGCAAGTTCGTGATGATCGCCTTATTTTTGAAGTTGATCCTCGCCAAGGCCGCCGTGTTAATTCCGGTGCTCCTGCTGCTTCTACAACTCAAAAGCCTGCGTAA
- a CDS encoding major capsid protein, with product MFKKSLAVAISTVAVTVSAPSVFAAEGAAAWDYTGLTSSIDFSTISVGVLAVAGILAGVYAGIKGAKIVLGFLRG from the coding sequence ATGTTCAAAAAGTCGCTTGCTGTAGCTATTTCTACTGTTGCCGTTACTGTATCTGCCCCATCTGTTTTCGCTGCTGAAGGTGCAGCAGCTTGGGATTACACTGGACTGACTTCCTCGATCGACTTTAGCACCATTTCCGTGGGTGTATTGGCTGTGGCCGGTATCCTCGCCGGTGTTTATGCCGGTATTAAAGGTGCGAAGATCGTACTTGGTTTCCTACGCGGTTAA
- a CDS encoding DUF2523 family protein yields the protein MSAFGNWLLSILQDILQFIADIPVAVADWLYQALLDLISTSFIVGIIQSAAQLFSAIDPSVWYFLNIMQVPFGISVVTSAYLLRFLVRRIPLIG from the coding sequence ATGTCTGCGTTTGGTAATTGGCTCTTATCTATACTGCAAGATATCTTACAATTCATCGCTGACATTCCAGTCGCGGTCGCAGACTGGCTTTATCAGGCTCTTCTTGATTTGATTAGTACTAGCTTCATTGTTGGAATTATCCAAAGTGCTGCACAGCTATTTTCTGCAATTGACCCGTCTGTTTGGTATTTCCTGAATATCATGCAAGTTCCATTTGGCATCAGTGTTGTTACGAGTGCTTATCTTCTGCGCTTCCTTGTTCGTCGCATTCCGTTGATTGGGTGA
- a CDS encoding helix-turn-helix domain-containing protein, translating to MGIGTRIRQERLKQGLELKELAKLSGIPERTLADIEREVSSPRAENLKKVIISLGCSADQIMFDDDELTEDGDLALLVRELGKTEEETRQTVKRVIRAMLVQERVFELEKIRNFDDAHREENKQRQNLAMPLKRYEKTSK from the coding sequence ATGGGCATCGGCACGCGGATCAGGCAAGAGCGGCTCAAGCAAGGTCTTGAGCTGAAGGAGCTAGCAAAATTGAGTGGCATCCCGGAGCGGACGCTTGCAGACATCGAGCGTGAGGTTTCGAGCCCGCGAGCAGAAAACCTGAAAAAGGTGATTATCTCGTTGGGCTGTTCAGCTGATCAGATTATGTTCGACGACGACGAGCTCACCGAAGACGGGGACTTGGCCTTACTCGTGCGCGAATTAGGGAAAACTGAAGAAGAAACCCGACAGACAGTTAAGCGAGTAATCCGAGCAATGCTGGTTCAGGAGCGCGTCTTTGAGCTAGAGAAAATTCGCAACTTCGACGACGCTCACAGAGAAGAAAACAAGCAGCGGCAGAACCTCGCCATGCCATTGAAGCGCTACGAAAAAACGAGTAAGTGA
- a CDS encoding phage/plasmid replication domain-containing protein yields MFIDWLTVSQEHDHDLPLVCDVFTLTIDANTNEVLSTRQPRFKHEASFSTSVTIHVQGRKIRVEGNPSRVGRLDNLFGFTSIEQCVSVYNALLREYGLPGFTRCTRIDIRQGESGAKSGDRIADGAKIERIDLTTNVSLGEGNVLAYLRGVSSQRIGHSIGFLYPNGRTVAWTSKGNGKGGRLQYRKAYDKAFEMDQNCLPKIKRAFGEGSEEYKYVQRVKNYCAQEGVVRMEQELKSEYLQREALCYWGLFDERRLAELHSEFLKIDEKLKVTAMDLQSIADKLIEHGICKGRASANATSSYAILWMSGHHHGLSQRAFETHAARLNKIGINIRNACDTSRFAPVFVRQCREVTKSPLAVPTWYQRPNHLHQVAA; encoded by the coding sequence ATGTTCATAGACTGGCTAACCGTATCGCAGGAGCACGACCATGACCTACCTCTCGTGTGCGACGTGTTTACCCTGACGATTGATGCCAACACAAACGAAGTCCTTAGCACTCGTCAGCCGCGTTTCAAGCATGAGGCTAGTTTTTCGACTTCGGTCACGATTCACGTTCAGGGTCGCAAGATCCGCGTTGAAGGAAATCCCAGCCGGGTAGGGCGGCTCGACAACTTGTTTGGTTTCACCTCTATCGAGCAATGCGTCTCGGTATACAACGCACTTTTACGTGAATACGGTCTCCCAGGTTTTACCCGCTGCACTCGCATTGATATTCGCCAAGGTGAGTCAGGAGCCAAATCCGGCGACCGTATCGCCGATGGGGCAAAGATTGAACGGATAGATCTGACCACCAATGTTTCATTGGGGGAGGGCAATGTTCTTGCCTATTTGCGCGGTGTTTCTAGCCAGCGAATCGGACACTCCATCGGTTTTCTGTATCCCAATGGTCGCACTGTTGCTTGGACGTCCAAAGGAAATGGCAAAGGCGGACGCCTCCAATATCGAAAGGCATATGACAAGGCTTTTGAAATGGATCAGAACTGCCTTCCAAAGATTAAACGGGCCTTTGGTGAAGGATCAGAAGAATACAAATACGTTCAGCGAGTTAAAAATTACTGCGCACAAGAAGGCGTGGTTCGCATGGAACAAGAGCTTAAGAGCGAATATTTACAGCGTGAGGCCCTTTGTTATTGGGGCTTATTCGATGAAAGGCGTTTAGCCGAACTCCACAGTGAGTTTCTAAAAATAGATGAAAAGTTAAAGGTGACTGCAATGGACCTTCAGAGTATTGCTGACAAACTAATTGAACATGGTATTTGTAAGGGCAGGGCTTCTGCTAATGCTACTTCCTCTTACGCCATACTTTGGATGAGTGGCCATCATCACGGTTTGTCTCAGCGTGCTTTTGAAACTCATGCTGCTCGTCTTAACAAAATCGGGATCAACATTCGTAACGCCTGTGATACCAGTCGTTTTGCACCGGTATTTGTCCGCCAGTGTCGAGAAGTAACGAAAAGTCCCTTGGCTGTTCCAACTTGGTATCAACGCCCTAATCATCTGCATCAGGTTGCAGCGTGA
- a CDS encoding lysozyme inhibitor LprI family protein, which produces MSRTRDIIQEISEIRQRRRFGSSMTELPIRLSAMAQAFEARKDVDPEFIKYFPVALIACIEGYFRMVIQELIDAGEPFLSNAEATGQKIDFSILRAIHGKTITVGEMVAHSVSISSFEHINKWLGILLGKDFVVALRTVHDRWAVEILNEPLAPVLQDPNRVFAGVKRTFELRHIICHEIASAYEINSQEIESCFEHCIAFLKASDELIAETLFPGAPLTQTDMNIAAGESLQYQTQIMETAIAKLRSDFEISDEQNHLFEESQRAWEAYSDIWGNFTAGGSRAEGGTIWPLIYAKAREETVKKRIEEIAEYEPLGR; this is translated from the coding sequence ATGAGCCGCACTCGAGATATTATCCAAGAAATCTCAGAAATTCGTCAGCGCCGTCGCTTCGGGTCCTCCATGACAGAGTTACCCATCCGACTTTCGGCTATGGCGCAAGCATTTGAAGCACGAAAGGACGTAGATCCTGAGTTTATTAAGTATTTCCCTGTCGCTTTAATAGCGTGCATCGAAGGTTACTTTCGAATGGTGATCCAGGAGCTTATAGACGCTGGAGAACCATTTTTGAGTAATGCTGAGGCGACAGGACAAAAGATTGATTTTTCAATCTTAAGAGCAATCCATGGCAAGACAATCACTGTTGGTGAGATGGTTGCTCACAGTGTTTCAATCAGTAGCTTCGAACATATAAACAAGTGGCTTGGAATTCTTTTAGGGAAAGATTTTGTCGTGGCTTTGCGCACAGTCCACGATCGTTGGGCTGTAGAAATACTAAATGAACCTTTAGCACCTGTATTGCAAGATCCAAATAGAGTTTTTGCAGGAGTAAAACGTACATTCGAACTGCGGCACATTATTTGTCATGAGATTGCTTCAGCGTATGAAATCAACTCACAGGAAATCGAGTCGTGCTTTGAACACTGCATCGCGTTTTTAAAGGCTTCGGATGAGTTGATAGCTGAAACGCTTTTCCCAGGCGCACCTTTGACGCAAACAGATATGAACATTGCTGCGGGTGAATCTCTTCAGTATCAAACGCAGATTATGGAGACTGCCATTGCCAAGCTTAGGAGCGATTTTGAAATCTCAGATGAGCAAAATCACCTTTTTGAAGAATCGCAACGAGCTTGGGAAGCATACTCTGACATCTGGGGAAATTTTACTGCTGGAGGTAGCCGCGCTGAAGGTGGAACTATTTGGCCGCTGATTTATGCAAAGGCCCGTGAAGAAACGGTCAAAAAGCGTATTGAAGAGATTGCAGAGTACGAACCTTTAGGGCGATGA
- a CDS encoding zonular occludens toxin domain-containing protein, with the protein MAIHGYVGKPGAGKTYGVTEHVVIPSLKQDRHVVTNIPLSVDDLLATFGGKITQLPADWYEHPDLFELFPAGCVAIIDECWRRWPAGQNVNHANFIDKSLLAEHRHRVDDKNNSMRVVLVTQDLAQISSWVRLLIETTYRIRKLSKKTYKVDIYNGAVTGDAPSKSKLVRTTAGTFKPSVFVFYKSATQSSSGAVGDESAADGRASILRSFGLWATAGAFVLFMGLGIYGVKSFFSSDSPGLAEPITSTAKSNKPIKSPESPISTTWRLVGFIHPSKPDPSSKVVSEALALIADNNGNTRYVSFSHCRYFPDFTEAYCLVDGFKITNWSLKKPNPITGGLIGGGL; encoded by the coding sequence ATGGCTATTCACGGTTATGTGGGCAAGCCAGGAGCAGGGAAGACCTACGGTGTAACTGAACATGTGGTTATTCCGTCGCTCAAACAAGATAGGCATGTTGTTACTAATATTCCTTTGTCTGTTGACGATTTACTGGCTACTTTTGGCGGAAAAATTACTCAACTGCCAGCCGACTGGTATGAACATCCGGATTTATTCGAATTATTTCCGGCAGGCTGTGTTGCAATCATCGATGAATGCTGGAGACGCTGGCCCGCAGGCCAGAATGTAAACCATGCTAACTTTATTGATAAATCGTTGTTGGCTGAGCATAGGCACCGTGTTGACGATAAAAACAACTCTATGCGCGTCGTCCTGGTAACGCAGGATTTAGCTCAGATTTCCTCTTGGGTTCGTCTCCTTATTGAAACAACTTACCGAATCAGGAAGTTAAGTAAGAAAACGTATAAGGTTGATATTTATAACGGTGCTGTTACCGGTGATGCTCCGTCAAAGTCTAAGCTCGTCAGGACTACTGCCGGCACCTTTAAGCCATCTGTATTTGTATTTTACAAGTCGGCTACTCAGTCTAGTTCTGGTGCAGTCGGTGATGAGTCTGCTGCTGATGGTCGTGCAAGTATCTTGCGTTCATTTGGACTTTGGGCAACGGCTGGAGCTTTTGTCCTGTTCATGGGTTTAGGTATCTACGGTGTCAAAAGTTTCTTTTCCTCGGATTCTCCTGGTCTGGCTGAACCTATCACTTCAACGGCAAAGTCCAATAAACCTATTAAATCACCTGAGTCTCCAATCTCAACCACTTGGCGTCTTGTTGGCTTTATTCATCCGTCAAAGCCCGATCCATCGTCAAAGGTAGTTTCTGAGGCTCTTGCCCTAATAGCGGATAACAACGGAAATACACGGTACGTTTCTTTTTCTCATTGTCGATATTTTCCGGACTTTACCGAGGCTTATTGCTTGGTTGACGGATTCAAGATTACTAATTGGTCATTAAAAAAACCTAACCCAATTACAGGTGGGTTAATTGGGGGTGGTCTTTAG